In Pirellulales bacterium, one genomic interval encodes:
- a CDS encoding DUF4190 domain-containing protein: protein METGPAQLATPAADDSALQRPVPIKREAEPQYEDDDYNPSDSYRALSTPAVASLVLGVLSALALLDWWLALIPFSALVLGLVALRKIRSQPQEYTGRGVAQFGIVLAIVFWLGGFGRLGYIHATEVPAGYNRVDYSLLQPQPDDPPNAIPPEAKELDGKKIFIKGYIYPGLRKDGITEFLLVRDQGTCCFGGNPKITDRIQVALAPGSKGFEFTSNLFKIAGKFRITEPKQAIDAKGIVFYHLDEAILP, encoded by the coding sequence GTGGAAACTGGACCAGCCCAACTCGCTACACCGGCGGCGGACGACAGCGCCCTTCAGCGCCCGGTTCCGATCAAGCGGGAAGCGGAACCGCAATACGAGGACGATGATTACAATCCGTCTGATTCCTACCGTGCGCTTTCAACCCCGGCGGTGGCTTCGCTGGTATTGGGCGTGCTGTCCGCATTGGCGTTGCTGGATTGGTGGTTGGCGTTAATCCCATTCAGCGCCCTTGTGCTGGGTCTGGTGGCGTTGCGGAAAATTCGCAGTCAGCCCCAAGAATACACGGGCCGGGGCGTGGCGCAATTTGGGATTGTTTTAGCGATCGTATTTTGGCTGGGAGGATTCGGGCGGCTGGGCTATATTCATGCCACCGAAGTGCCGGCGGGTTACAACCGCGTGGATTATTCTCTGCTGCAGCCGCAGCCTGACGATCCGCCTAACGCCATTCCGCCGGAGGCCAAAGAGCTGGACGGGAAAAAGATATTTATCAAAGGGTACATTTATCCCGGGCTGCGCAAAGACGGCATTACTGAATTTTTATTAGTGCGCGATCAAGGGACGTGCTGCTTCGGCGGCAATCCGAAAATCACGGATCGGATACAGGTGGCGCTGGCGCCGGGTTCCAAAGGTTTTGAATTTACCAGCAATTTATTTAAGATCGCTGGGAAATTCCGCATTACGGAACCCAAGCAGGCGATCGATGCCAAGGGAATTGTGTTTTACCATCTGGATGAGGCGATTTTGCCATGA
- a CDS encoding methyltransferase domain-containing protein, which produces MFRDQRVFLRQFFKQYHTTGSIWPSSPALAKALCRYVRSDANALAKSKAESSLGSPCSGKREILEVGPGTGAVTARLVAQMQPEDRLTLVELNDDFVHHLHTRFETQPAFQAVASRTQIIHAPLEHLPGQHCFHLIISGLPLNNFAVSEVEQIVGIFQRLLSPGGTLSFFEYIAIRRAKALVCGPKGRARLRGIGQVLHRTLSGREIKRDWVWPNVPPAWVHHVRFSGT; this is translated from the coding sequence ATGTTCCGCGATCAGCGTGTATTTCTACGACAATTCTTTAAGCAATATCACACCACCGGATCGATCTGGCCAAGCAGCCCGGCGCTGGCCAAAGCCCTCTGCCGATATGTGCGATCGGATGCAAACGCGCTCGCCAAATCCAAAGCTGAATCCTCCCTCGGATCACCATGCTCCGGCAAGCGGGAAATACTGGAAGTTGGCCCGGGAACCGGTGCTGTCACGGCACGGCTGGTGGCGCAAATGCAGCCGGAAGATCGCCTCACGTTGGTGGAATTAAACGACGATTTTGTTCACCACTTGCACACTCGCTTCGAAACCCAGCCGGCGTTCCAAGCCGTCGCTTCACGAACTCAAATTATCCACGCCCCCTTGGAACATTTGCCCGGCCAACACTGTTTCCATCTGATTATTTCCGGCCTGCCGCTGAATAACTTTGCGGTCAGCGAAGTGGAGCAGATTGTGGGAATTTTTCAGCGGCTCTTGTCGCCCGGTGGCACGCTTTCGTTTTTTGAGTACATCGCCATTCGGCGGGCCAAGGCCCTGGTGTGCGGACCAAAAGGGCGCGCTCGGCTGCGCGGCATTGGCCAGGTTTTACACCGCACGCTGTCCGGACGCGAAATCAAACGCGATTGGGTGTGGCCCAACGTTCCGCCCGCTTGGGTGCATCACGTCCGGTTTAGCGGCACCTGA
- a CDS encoding DUF3299 domain-containing protein, which produces MTTAAASGKSGFFLLSAFCLLPAASCLFLLAGGCGERSLPAATTASAAPQAARSGVATESGTNKANVDSVSADAPATSAGTAAGSGTADSSIAAAISPAEAAARAANQPARDIGFDNIKFNMQKDEPFQRNMITPAIESYDNSKIRIRGYILPSFQQTGLSQFVLVRDNMQCCFGPGAALYDCIVVQMNDGHTADFTTRPVAVEGVFSIQEIASPEGKCLAIYHMQADKVQ; this is translated from the coding sequence ATGACCACTGCTGCGGCTTCAGGCAAATCCGGCTTCTTTCTGCTGTCAGCGTTTTGCCTGCTGCCTGCGGCCAGTTGCCTGTTCCTGCTTGCCGGCGGTTGCGGAGAACGATCTTTACCAGCGGCTACCACTGCGTCGGCTGCGCCCCAAGCTGCGCGATCGGGAGTTGCCACGGAGAGTGGGACGAACAAAGCGAATGTCGATTCGGTTTCCGCCGATGCGCCCGCTACGTCGGCGGGAACCGCGGCGGGTTCCGGAACAGCGGATTCGTCGATCGCGGCAGCGATTTCTCCGGCAGAAGCAGCGGCCAGGGCAGCGAACCAGCCGGCGCGAGACATAGGATTTGACAACATCAAATTCAACATGCAAAAGGACGAGCCGTTCCAACGCAACATGATTACGCCGGCGATCGAAAGTTACGACAATTCCAAAATTCGCATCCGCGGTTACATTTTGCCCAGCTTTCAGCAGACCGGCCTCTCGCAATTTGTGCTGGTGCGCGACAACATGCAATGCTGCTTCGGCCCCGGCGCTGCGCTGTACGATTGCATCGTGGTGCAAATGAACGATGGGCACACGGCGGACTTCACCACCCGTCCCGTGGCGGTGGAGGGAGTATTTTCCATTCAGGAAATTGCCAGTCCCGAAGGGAAGTGCTTGGCCATCTATCACATGCAGGCCGATAAAGTGCAGTGA
- a CDS encoding Tex-like N-terminal domain-containing protein, with protein MGFTTTIDLAPVAHHLSLPLGQVESAVQLLDAGNTIPFITRYRKDQTGGLDEEQIRQIQDHVGRLRMLAERKQTILRSIDSQGKLTAELAQAIERAENIKWLEDLYLPYKPKKQSLATLARERKLEPLADEVLKANAAAADLDRRAADFVDADRQLATIADVLLGVGHILAEDFSERADLRARLRRILKKTGRLVAGKTEIAEQQGKEFRDYFDFKEPLNKIPPHRVLAINRGERAKLLRVKIEADEGALVQETETFLAPPDHPHAEFLRACARDALQRLVFPSLEREIRREMTDAAEAHAVVVFAKNLRNLLLLPPVCGRRVLAIDPGFKSGCKLAALDEFGNLLDQAVIQLVGKDERKAEGRAKLVELIKTHNLAVMALGNGTACRETEDLLTDLLSNELKEDGVAYVIVNEAGASVYSTSPLGREELPQYDATLRSAINIGRRLLDPLSELVKIDPGSLGVGLYQHDVKAKHLRTSLDAVVESCVNYVGVDLNTASPALLRYVSGLNQLTARRLYDHRLSNGPFRNLEQLKEISGLGEATFVQAAGFLKVADGDNPLDATWIHPESYEVAQKILGKLGFSVDDLRHKEKVAAVAQKISELEGQAEQLAADWQVGLLTLRDILAQLTRPGRDPREDLPQPIFKRGVLKLDDLQPGMELMGSVLNVVDFGAFVDIGLHDSGLVHVSHLANRFVRDPHEVVSVGDIVKVWVVEIDKARRRVSLTMIAPGTPRHEPQRGAAGGERREGGPRRGDRPPGGERQPRSERRPRPGRATTPSAGNGNATSAADAGTFGQTPAAPVGEGSNAPPSTAAPTGGSGLGVRPPHVGGKRFGRSQGGRSQGGRPQHQHHQAHARAAKPKPKPLIPITKAMKEGKEPLRTFSDLFQFHQLKSGQTEATTAAAASPQAAKPVTQKPETQRQPSSGDESSGAGDERPLGGAAGQANLASEPAGTPVSETVAAEAAARDTIAKEAATSMTDANSRADSPV; from the coding sequence ATGGGCTTCACCACTACCATTGATCTTGCGCCTGTCGCCCATCATCTTTCGCTGCCACTGGGGCAAGTGGAAAGCGCCGTGCAGTTGTTGGATGCGGGCAATACGATTCCATTCATCACGCGGTACCGCAAAGACCAAACCGGCGGGCTGGACGAAGAGCAAATTCGGCAGATTCAAGATCACGTAGGCCGGTTGCGCATGCTGGCGGAACGGAAGCAAACCATTCTGCGTTCGATCGACAGCCAAGGTAAACTGACCGCAGAGCTGGCCCAAGCCATCGAACGGGCGGAAAACATCAAGTGGTTGGAAGACCTGTATCTGCCTTACAAACCGAAGAAGCAATCGCTGGCCACGCTGGCACGTGAACGAAAGCTGGAGCCGCTGGCTGATGAAGTTCTGAAAGCCAATGCGGCTGCCGCCGATTTGGACCGCCGGGCGGCCGATTTCGTGGATGCCGACCGGCAACTGGCCACCATTGCCGACGTGCTGCTGGGGGTGGGGCACATTCTGGCCGAAGATTTCAGCGAGCGGGCCGATTTGCGCGCCCGCCTGCGGCGTATTCTCAAAAAGACGGGCCGGTTGGTCGCCGGCAAAACTGAAATTGCCGAGCAGCAGGGGAAGGAATTCCGGGACTACTTTGACTTCAAAGAACCCTTGAACAAAATACCTCCGCACCGGGTGTTGGCCATCAATCGTGGCGAGCGAGCCAAACTGCTGCGTGTAAAAATCGAGGCCGACGAAGGGGCGCTGGTTCAGGAAACCGAAACTTTTCTGGCGCCGCCGGACCATCCGCATGCGGAGTTCCTTCGGGCTTGCGCCCGCGATGCATTGCAACGGCTGGTGTTTCCCAGCCTGGAGCGGGAAATTCGCCGGGAAATGACCGATGCGGCCGAAGCCCACGCCGTGGTGGTGTTCGCAAAGAATTTGCGCAATTTGTTGTTGTTGCCGCCGGTGTGCGGGCGGCGGGTGCTGGCCATTGACCCGGGCTTTAAGAGCGGTTGCAAACTGGCGGCGCTGGATGAGTTTGGCAATTTGTTGGATCAGGCGGTGATTCAATTGGTCGGCAAGGACGAGCGGAAAGCCGAAGGCCGGGCCAAGTTGGTCGAGCTGATTAAAACTCACAATCTGGCGGTGATGGCATTGGGCAATGGCACGGCGTGCCGCGAAACGGAAGATTTGCTGACCGATTTACTTTCCAACGAATTGAAAGAAGACGGAGTCGCCTACGTCATCGTGAACGAAGCCGGCGCCAGCGTTTATTCCACCAGCCCGTTGGGGCGCGAGGAATTGCCGCAGTACGACGCGACCCTGCGGAGCGCCATCAACATTGGCCGGCGGCTGCTCGACCCGTTGAGCGAGTTGGTGAAAATCGACCCCGGCAGCCTGGGCGTGGGATTGTACCAGCACGACGTGAAAGCGAAGCATCTGCGAACTTCGCTGGATGCGGTGGTGGAATCGTGCGTGAATTACGTGGGCGTCGATTTGAACACGGCCAGCCCGGCGCTGTTGCGCTATGTTAGCGGATTGAATCAACTGACGGCGCGACGGTTGTACGACCATCGCCTGTCCAACGGTCCGTTCCGCAACCTGGAGCAATTGAAAGAAATTTCCGGATTGGGCGAAGCCACGTTCGTGCAGGCGGCTGGCTTTTTGAAAGTAGCGGACGGGGACAACCCGCTCGACGCCACCTGGATTCATCCGGAAAGTTACGAAGTGGCGCAGAAGATATTAGGGAAACTCGGTTTTTCGGTGGACGATTTGCGGCACAAGGAAAAAGTTGCGGCGGTGGCCCAAAAGATTTCGGAATTGGAAGGGCAGGCCGAACAACTGGCCGCGGATTGGCAAGTCGGCTTGCTGACGCTGCGTGACATCTTGGCGCAGCTGACTCGTCCGGGGCGCGACCCCCGGGAAGATTTGCCGCAGCCCATTTTCAAGCGCGGTGTGCTCAAGCTGGATGATTTGCAGCCGGGAATGGAATTGATGGGGAGCGTGTTGAACGTGGTCGATTTCGGCGCGTTTGTGGATATTGGCCTGCACGATAGCGGGCTGGTGCACGTCAGCCACCTGGCTAACCGCTTTGTGCGCGACCCGCACGAGGTGGTTTCGGTGGGAGACATTGTCAAAGTGTGGGTGGTGGAGATCGATAAAGCGAGGCGGCGAGTATCGCTAACGATGATTGCGCCCGGCACGCCGCGTCACGAACCACAGCGGGGCGCGGCCGGAGGAGAGCGCCGGGAAGGGGGACCGCGGCGGGGAGATCGTCCGCCGGGCGGTGAACGACAGCCACGGAGTGAGCGGCGACCTCGCCCTGGCCGCGCCACAACCCCATCGGCCGGGAATGGAAATGCAACTTCGGCCGCTGACGCTGGAACGTTTGGTCAGACTCCCGCGGCGCCGGTCGGCGAAGGAAGCAACGCCCCGCCATCAACGGCAGCGCCGACAGGCGGTTCCGGCTTGGGCGTTCGCCCACCGCATGTTGGGGGCAAGCGTTTCGGACGATCGCAGGGTGGCCGATCTCAAGGGGGTCGTCCCCAGCATCAGCATCACCAAGCCCACGCTCGCGCTGCCAAGCCCAAGCCTAAACCGCTGATCCCGATCACCAAAGCGATGAAAGAGGGGAAGGAACCGTTGCGTACCTTCAGCGACTTATTTCAGTTCCACCAACTTAAATCGGGCCAAACGGAAGCGACCACGGCCGCTGCCGCGTCGCCCCAGGCAGCGAAGCCCGTCACCCAGAAACCAGAAACGCAACGGCAACCTTCCAGCGGTGACGAAAGTTCCGGGGCGGGTGATGAGCGTCCCCTGGGCGGCGCCGCAGGACAAGCCAATTTGGCATCGGAGCCAGCAGGGACCCCTGTGAGCGAGACTGTGGCTGCTGAAGCGGCCGCCAGGGACACCATTGCAAAAGAAGCCGCCACGAGCATGACCGATGCGAATTCTAGGGCAGATTCGCCGGTATAG
- a CDS encoding FtsX-like permease family protein, which produces MTLPKIAWRSIQQRSLASFLTGLSMALGVSLVVAVLVIGQIVQKSFASGNSLGYNVIIGAKGGRLDLLLNTVYYLNRPIENIPWDYYQQFLHANERSDHKDGKYADDVDLAIPVCLGDVVGENGQYRVVGTTPELFSKLLHATFSSGENFKTPDFTTAVVGAEVAKHMGFKVGDSFSPAHGVGGEKHMPFKIVGILDRMSTPVDRAAFVNIEGFFLIPDHAKGHVEEVHKPGEKEEPDEILKTPLPEDQRETTAVLIRTASIGGAPPELVAPDLVKHVNKEFVAQAIEPIKEITVLTNTFVQPLQWILLVLTVLIVIVAGIGILVSIYNSMSERRHEIAVMRALGAHRGKIMMIVLTESIMLALGGGLAGWLVGHLLVGAAAPTITEYTGVAVNFLQFVPTSELILIPGLIVLASLVGYLPALSAYRTDVARALTAAP; this is translated from the coding sequence ATGACTCTTCCGAAAATCGCTTGGCGCAGCATTCAGCAACGGTCGCTGGCTTCGTTTCTAACGGGCCTGTCGATGGCGCTGGGGGTATCGCTGGTGGTGGCCGTGTTGGTGATTGGGCAAATTGTGCAGAAGTCGTTCGCGTCGGGCAATTCGCTGGGTTACAACGTCATCATCGGGGCTAAGGGAGGTCGCTTAGATCTGCTGCTGAACACGGTTTATTATCTGAACCGCCCTATCGAAAACATTCCCTGGGATTATTATCAGCAGTTTTTGCACGCCAACGAGCGCAGCGATCATAAAGACGGCAAATATGCCGACGATGTCGACTTGGCCATTCCAGTATGTCTGGGCGACGTCGTTGGTGAAAACGGACAATATCGAGTGGTCGGCACCACGCCGGAATTATTCAGCAAATTGCTGCACGCTACTTTTTCATCTGGCGAGAATTTCAAGACGCCCGATTTCACTACCGCCGTGGTCGGGGCCGAAGTTGCCAAGCACATGGGCTTCAAAGTGGGCGACAGTTTTTCGCCCGCACACGGTGTCGGCGGCGAAAAGCACATGCCCTTCAAAATTGTGGGCATTCTCGACCGCATGAGCACGCCGGTCGATCGGGCTGCCTTTGTGAACATCGAAGGTTTTTTCCTGATTCCCGATCATGCCAAGGGGCATGTGGAAGAGGTTCACAAACCGGGCGAAAAAGAGGAGCCGGATGAAATTCTCAAAACGCCGCTCCCGGAAGATCAACGGGAAACGACCGCCGTTTTGATCCGCACGGCCAGCATTGGCGGCGCGCCGCCCGAATTGGTTGCGCCCGATTTGGTCAAGCACGTCAATAAAGAATTTGTGGCGCAAGCCATTGAGCCGATTAAAGAAATAACGGTGCTGACGAATACCTTTGTCCAGCCGTTACAATGGATTTTGCTGGTGCTCACGGTATTAATTGTCATTGTGGCTGGCATTGGAATCTTGGTGAGCATCTATAATTCCATGTCGGAACGGCGGCACGAAATTGCCGTGATGCGGGCGTTGGGCGCCCACCGGGGCAAAATTATGATGATTGTATTAACCGAGTCCATTATGCTCGCCTTGGGAGGCGGATTGGCTGGCTGGCTGGTGGGCCATCTGCTGGTGGGCGCGGCGGCCCCCACCATTACGGAGTACACTGGAGTGGCGGTTAACTTCTTGCAATTTGTGCCGACATCGGAGTTAATTTTAATACCGGGATTGATTGTGCTGGCTTCGCTCGTGGGTTACTTGCCGGCGCTGTCGGCCTACCGAACTGACGTGGCCCGGGCATTAACCGCCGCGCCGTGA